The stretch of DNA GAATACTTGTAATCCGGTGTCCTCAGGAGGGAAAAAATGAAAGAAGAACCGCATTCCGTCGACGTTCACGTCGGAAAGACCATCCGTATCCAGCGTCTGCTGAGAAAAGTTTCTCAGACGGAACTAGGCGACCGGGTTGGCGTAACGTTCCAGCAGATCCAGAAATACGAAAAGGGTTCCAATCGCGTTTCCGCCAGCATGCTGGTTGAAATCGCCGGCGCGCTGAAGGTCGATGTCAGGACGTTTTTCGACGATCTGTCGTCCCCCGATACGGCCAACGACAACCCGGCTCCCAGCGAGGAATTCATTATCTCGCGCGAAGGCGTGCTTCTCAATGCGGCGTT from Rhizobium sp. N324 encodes:
- a CDS encoding helix-turn-helix domain-containing protein is translated as MKEEPHSVDVHVGKTIRIQRLLRKVSQTELGDRVGVTFQQIQKYEKGSNRVSASMLVEIAGALKVDVRTFFDDLSSPDTANDNPAPSEEFIISREGVLLNAAFFSIKNEALRKKILKLVQAIAHTEQVEGEAAE